A genomic stretch from Anaerobacillus sp. CMMVII includes:
- a CDS encoding OsmC family protein: MKTTISWAGNMAFSSTTPSGHSLTMDASGDVGGENKGPRPTELLLNAVAGCTGIDIISILTKMRLSPTAFHMDVEGTRAEDHPKKFTTVHIHYSFEGDLPEDKVVRAIELSKDKYCSVSHSLNSKIEVSYSINGTQGKAIH; encoded by the coding sequence TTGAAAACGACGATTTCTTGGGCAGGAAACATGGCTTTTTCAAGCACAACTCCATCAGGTCATTCACTAACTATGGATGCATCCGGAGATGTTGGTGGTGAAAATAAAGGACCAAGACCAACGGAACTACTTTTGAATGCGGTTGCTGGCTGCACAGGAATTGACATTATCTCAATCTTAACAAAAATGCGCCTAAGCCCTACGGCATTTCATATGGATGTCGAAGGTACAAGGGCCGAAGATCACCCAAAAAAGTTCACGACTGTACATATTCATTATTCATTTGAAGGAGATCTCCCGGAAGATAAGGTCGTTCGAGCCATTGAACTCTCAAAAGACAAATATTGTTCTGTATCTCATTCTTTAAATAGCAAGATTGAAGTTAGTTATTCGATTAACGGAACCCAAGGAAAGGCAATTCATTAG
- a CDS encoding DUF6509 family protein, producing the protein MNIIKHTVEKVEDITGILSGERYEFFIHVEVDEEDELYTEHGLYIKAIVAVDENTTRMMHYDIYEKTSDKYIDLALEEEEEQLLQEYCQQHIK; encoded by the coding sequence ATGAACATTATTAAACATACAGTAGAAAAAGTCGAAGATATAACAGGTATCCTTAGCGGAGAGCGTTATGAATTTTTTATTCACGTAGAGGTTGATGAAGAAGATGAATTATATACTGAGCATGGATTATACATAAAAGCAATTGTTGCAGTTGATGAGAATACTACAAGAATGATGCATTATGATATTTATGAAAAAACAAGCGATAAATACATTGATCTTGCCTTAGAAGAAGAGGAAGAACAATTGCTACAAGAATATTGCCAACAACATATTAAGTAA
- a CDS encoding TerC family protein yields MDVSILLEYGWVLLVLIVLEGILAADNALVLAILVKHLPEKERKRALFYGLAGAFVFRFGSLFAISFLVHVWQVQAIGAAYLIFIALNFIIRKYVRHKAETEEMKEAKKKSGFWVTVIKVELADIAFAVDSILAAVAIAVTLPNTGLPMVGGLDGGKFLIIFLGGFIGLVIMRFAATYFVGLLTRKPGLETAAFLIVGWVGVKLAVYTLSHPEVAFLPEHVAEMKAWKITFYVVLVLIAVLGWFLSKEVSEEEKEKEELAQSSAV; encoded by the coding sequence TTGGACGTTTCAATTTTATTAGAGTATGGTTGGGTATTATTAGTACTTATTGTTTTAGAAGGGATACTTGCAGCAGATAATGCGCTTGTATTAGCGATTTTAGTAAAACATCTCCCTGAAAAAGAGCGAAAAAGAGCATTGTTTTATGGCTTAGCAGGTGCTTTCGTCTTTCGATTCGGATCATTATTTGCTATTTCATTTCTCGTCCATGTATGGCAAGTTCAGGCCATTGGAGCAGCATACTTAATCTTTATCGCATTAAACTTTATTATCAGAAAATATGTACGACATAAAGCCGAAACTGAGGAAATGAAGGAAGCCAAAAAGAAATCAGGATTTTGGGTTACTGTAATTAAGGTGGAATTAGCTGATATCGCCTTTGCTGTAGATTCTATTTTAGCTGCTGTAGCGATCGCAGTAACGTTACCTAATACCGGTTTACCAATGGTTGGTGGTCTTGATGGCGGTAAATTCTTAATTATTTTCCTAGGTGGTTTTATCGGCCTTGTCATCATGCGATTTGCAGCCACTTATTTTGTGGGTCTCCTTACTCGTAAGCCTGGATTAGAAACAGCTGCCTTTCTTATCGTTGGTTGGGTAGGGGTAAAGTTAGCGGTTTACACGCTATCACATCCAGAAGTTGCGTTTTTACCTGAGCACGTAGCAGAGATGAAAGCCTGGAAGATTACGTTTTATGTAGTGCTTGTCTTAATTGCAGTCCTTGGTTGGTTCCTATCTAAGGAAGTTAGTGAAGAAGAAAAGGAAAAAGAGGAATTAGCTCAGTCAAGTGCAGTCTAA
- a CDS encoding thioredoxin family protein, with protein MVEVTEKMIDWHLLTKKDTIKIYFCYTPLCGTCKLAKQMLEIWNQKYSNTTIYSVNINVNRNLAMKWQIKSVPYLAVFVNGLKAHEFYAFHSLETLNAN; from the coding sequence ATGGTTGAAGTGACAGAAAAAATGATCGATTGGCATTTGTTAACTAAGAAAGATACCATCAAAATTTACTTTTGTTATACACCGTTATGCGGAACGTGCAAATTGGCAAAACAGATGTTAGAAATTTGGAATCAAAAATACAGTAATACTACGATTTATTCCGTAAATATTAATGTTAATCGAAACCTTGCTATGAAATGGCAAATAAAAAGTGTCCCGTATTTGGCTGTGTTTGTTAATGGACTGAAAGCACATGAATTTTACGCATTTCACTCATTGGAAACATTGAACGCCAACTAG
- a CDS encoding TIGR01777 family oxidoreductase: MGKKIVLAGGSGFLGKSLANFLLGKGYQVVILSRNSAPLDGQIKYVQWDGKTLGDWASEIDGSYAVVNFTGKSVNCIYTKKNREEIVSSRLDSVRVLREAILQCKQPPQAFVQAGSLAIFGDTTERCDENAPFGSGFSVDVCKQWETEFFKEALTTPRQVLLRIGFALGKDGGALEPLKKLVSLNLGGTVGSGKQYISWLHIDDLNNMFLEAIENTSYSGIYNATGPTPITNKEFMKSLRNVMGKGWTPPAPTPFVWLGAYLFMQTEPSLALTGRNCVPKKLVDSGFTFQYTDIEVALKDLISS; encoded by the coding sequence ATGGGGAAAAAAATCGTTTTAGCGGGCGGGTCTGGTTTTTTAGGGAAATCGTTGGCAAATTTTTTACTCGGTAAAGGTTATCAAGTAGTCATTTTATCCAGAAATTCAGCTCCATTAGATGGTCAAATTAAGTATGTGCAATGGGATGGAAAAACCTTAGGTGACTGGGCTAGTGAAATTGACGGGAGTTATGCGGTTGTAAATTTTACAGGAAAAAGCGTCAATTGCATTTACACAAAGAAAAATAGAGAAGAGATTGTCTCTTCTAGGTTAGATTCAGTCAGAGTCTTAAGAGAGGCAATCCTTCAATGTAAGCAACCTCCGCAAGCTTTCGTTCAAGCTGGTTCATTAGCGATATTCGGTGACACAACCGAGCGATGTGACGAGAATGCTCCTTTTGGGTCTGGTTTTTCTGTAGATGTATGTAAACAGTGGGAGACTGAGTTCTTTAAAGAAGCATTGACGACTCCTCGCCAAGTGTTATTACGAATTGGCTTTGCATTAGGCAAGGATGGTGGCGCACTTGAACCTTTAAAGAAATTGGTTTCCTTAAACCTGGGAGGCACAGTAGGTTCAGGAAAACAATATATAAGCTGGCTACATATCGATGACTTAAACAACATGTTTTTAGAAGCCATCGAAAATACAAGCTATTCAGGTATTTACAACGCTACTGGACCTACACCAATTACGAATAAAGAATTCATGAAGTCGTTGCGGAACGTAATGGGAAAAGGCTGGACACCACCGGCACCCACGCCATTTGTTTGGTTAGGTGCGTACCTATTCATGCAAACCGAGCCAAGTTTGGCTTTAACAGGGAGAAATTGTGTCCCTAAAAAATTAGTAGACAGTGGTTTTACTTTTCAATATACAGATATAGAAGTAGCATTAAAAGACTTAATCTCATCATAA
- a CDS encoding TldD/PmbA family protein: protein MDIVKFKNDLFSQGEEVGFTDMELYYQSNGKFSTKIFKGEIDSYSIAIEGGVSFRGIINGKMGYAYTEKIDEQSIPFMLAEAKENLSIIDSEDSEMIFAGSDQYEEVSLFSEDLAGISADEKIAVLKQIETECFALSDKVTSVNYCLLESHDSERLISNTKGLEKHEKGNVVYTYLSVVVKDGEDIKSASRLTLARDFSRFDPAQIASEVVEEAVSFLGASSVPSNEYPIILRNTAAASLLQVFSQAFSADQVQKGKSRLANKLDTHVANPLVTIVDDPFLTDGFMSRSFDSEGVATKQVNLVEDGVLKTFLHNLKSATKDQVQSTGHATKASYKGTITIAPSNMFIKAGKTSYEELIQKETEALIITDLQGLHSGANPISGDFSLAANGYLVKNGKIERPVNQITIAGNFFTMLDQIEAIANDLKFGFPMGGYVGSPSLKVKSLAVAGE from the coding sequence ATGGATATTGTAAAATTCAAAAATGACCTTTTTTCACAAGGAGAAGAGGTCGGTTTTACAGATATGGAATTGTATTATCAAAGCAACGGAAAATTCAGTACGAAAATATTTAAAGGAGAAATTGATAGTTATAGCATTGCTATTGAAGGTGGCGTATCTTTTCGCGGTATTATCAATGGCAAAATGGGTTATGCATATACTGAAAAAATCGATGAGCAATCTATTCCCTTTATGCTTGCAGAAGCTAAAGAGAATTTAAGCATTATTGATAGTGAAGACTCTGAAATGATTTTTGCTGGATCTGATCAATATGAAGAAGTTAGCCTATTTTCTGAAGATCTAGCTGGTATTTCTGCTGATGAGAAAATTGCAGTCCTTAAACAAATCGAAACTGAATGCTTCGCTTTAAGTGATAAAGTAACTAGTGTGAATTATTGTTTATTAGAATCACATGACAGTGAGAGGCTGATATCCAATACAAAAGGGCTTGAAAAACATGAAAAAGGTAATGTCGTTTATACGTATCTTTCAGTTGTTGTAAAGGACGGCGAAGATATTAAGAGTGCAAGTAGATTAACACTAGCCCGGGATTTTTCACGATTTGATCCAGCTCAAATTGCGAGTGAGGTGGTTGAGGAAGCCGTTAGTTTCCTAGGTGCTTCATCTGTCCCTAGTAACGAATACCCGATTATTTTACGAAATACAGCAGCAGCTTCTTTATTGCAAGTATTCAGCCAAGCCTTTTCAGCAGATCAAGTTCAAAAAGGTAAATCAAGATTAGCAAATAAACTTGATACTCATGTCGCTAATCCATTAGTAACAATTGTCGATGATCCCTTTTTGACAGATGGCTTTATGAGTCGTTCCTTTGATAGTGAAGGTGTTGCTACCAAGCAGGTAAACCTTGTCGAAGATGGAGTTCTAAAAACATTTCTTCATAATTTAAAGTCGGCCACTAAAGACCAGGTTCAATCGACAGGCCATGCGACAAAGGCTTCTTATAAAGGAACAATAACTATTGCACCTTCAAACATGTTTATTAAAGCAGGCAAAACTTCGTATGAGGAGCTAATTCAGAAAGAAACGGAAGCATTAATTATTACTGATTTACAAGGGTTACACTCTGGCGCAAATCCCATTTCAGGCGACTTTTCATTAGCTGCCAACGGCTACCTTGTAAAAAACGGGAAAATTGAGCGACCAGTAAATCAAATCACAATTGCTGGAAATTTCTTCACAATGCTCGATCAAATCGAGGCAATTGCGAATGATCTCAAATTCGGCTTCCCAATGGGAGGATATGTTGGCTCACCTTCATTAAAAGTGAAGAGTTTAGCAGTAGCAGGAGAGTAA
- a CDS encoding TldD/PmbA family protein yields the protein MLQQSIIEDLITAALSTGGDFAEIFVEDKFNTNIALVGGKVETSISGRDYGIGIRIFQGLNSVYAYTNEHNRDKLIAVALEAAKAIKGQPIDLTLNLNRQTFTNQHPILHNPREVAKAKKVNVMREVYDIAKNYHELISQVSVAYKDEQQRVLIANSEGKFVEDERTRTRLAIQAVAARGNEMQTGSYLPGAHKGFEFIEQLDLKHYGSEAARIAVTMLNAQECPSGKFPVIIDNEFGGVIFHEACGHGLEATSVAKNNSIFADRVGEQVAPEIVSYIDDGTLANEWGSANVDDEGEATRKNVLIENGILKGYLIDKLGARRMGTESTGSSRRESYKYAPTSRMTNTFIAPGKSSPEEIIANTEFGIYAKYMGGGSVNPATGDYNFAINEGYIVRNGKIAEPVRGATLIGNGPKTLQKVDMVGNNLAHGQGMCGSVSGSIPANVGQPMIRVSEITVGGRKGK from the coding sequence ATGCTTCAACAATCAATTATCGAAGACTTAATAACAGCTGCGCTTAGTACTGGTGGCGATTTTGCGGAGATATTTGTAGAGGATAAATTCAATACGAATATTGCACTCGTTGGTGGGAAAGTAGAGACGAGTATTTCTGGTAGAGACTATGGCATTGGGATCCGTATATTTCAAGGTTTAAACAGTGTTTACGCCTATACGAACGAGCATAACCGAGATAAACTAATTGCCGTTGCCCTAGAAGCTGCAAAAGCAATTAAAGGTCAGCCAATAGACTTAACCTTAAATCTTAACCGTCAAACGTTTACAAATCAACATCCAATACTACATAACCCAAGGGAAGTTGCTAAAGCAAAAAAAGTGAATGTGATGAGAGAAGTCTATGATATTGCCAAAAATTATCACGAATTGATTTCTCAAGTGTCCGTTGCTTATAAGGATGAACAGCAACGTGTCTTAATTGCTAATTCAGAAGGAAAATTTGTTGAGGATGAAAGAACACGTACTCGTCTAGCAATTCAAGCAGTCGCAGCTCGTGGTAATGAAATGCAAACGGGTTCTTACTTACCAGGGGCCCATAAAGGATTTGAATTTATAGAGCAGCTAGACTTAAAACATTATGGTTCTGAAGCTGCTAGAATAGCAGTTACGATGCTGAATGCCCAAGAGTGCCCTAGCGGGAAATTCCCTGTCATTATTGATAATGAATTTGGCGGTGTTATCTTCCATGAAGCTTGTGGGCATGGACTAGAAGCAACTTCTGTAGCAAAGAACAATTCCATTTTTGCAGATCGGGTAGGGGAGCAAGTTGCACCTGAGATCGTCTCTTACATTGACGACGGGACACTAGCGAATGAATGGGGTTCCGCAAATGTCGATGACGAAGGGGAAGCAACACGAAAAAATGTTTTAATTGAAAATGGAATATTAAAAGGTTATTTGATAGATAAGTTAGGAGCTCGGCGTATGGGTACAGAGTCCACTGGCTCAAGTCGTCGGGAATCTTATAAATACGCTCCGACTTCAAGAATGACGAACACATTTATTGCCCCTGGAAAGTCTTCACCTGAAGAAATCATCGCCAATACGGAATTTGGAATTTATGCTAAGTATATGGGTGGTGGCTCCGTGAATCCAGCAACGGGTGATTATAACTTTGCAATTAACGAAGGGTATATCGTTCGTAATGGAAAAATTGCTGAACCAGTCCGCGGTGCGACATTAATCGGAAATGGCCCTAAAACTTTACAAAAGGTAGATATGGTCGGAAATAACTTGGCTCATGGTCAAGGAATGTGCGGATCTGTCAGTGGTTCAATACCGGCGAACGTTGGTCAACCAATGATTCGTGTAAGTGAAATAACGGTTGGCGGCAGAAAGGGGAAATAA